A window of Thermus antranikianii DSM 12462 contains these coding sequences:
- a CDS encoding helix-turn-helix domain-containing protein, protein MQLTTVGRAIWKGASQGARLAEAGAGDPDVQERLRKVKLVKALREGKRRWEEIQELLGISRATYYRWERALREKGLAGLKPKSRRP, encoded by the coding sequence ATGCAGCTTACCACGGTTGGCCGAGCGATATGGAAAGGAGCTAGCCAAGGGGCAAGACTGGCCGAGGCCGGGGCAGGCGACCCGGATGTCCAGGAACGCCTGCGCAAGGTGAAGTTGGTGAAAGCCCTGCGGGAGGGCAAGAGGAGGTGGGAGGAGATTCAGGAGCTTTTGGGCATCAGCCGGGCCACCTACTACCGCTGGGAAAGGGCCTTGAGGGAGAAGGGGCTAGCCGGACTAAAGCCCAAGTCCCGCCGCCCCA
- a CDS encoding substrate-binding domain-containing protein, whose translation MSKKKPTILEVAARAGVGLGTVSRVLNNHKSVRPETRARVLKAMEELGYTPNPHARRIAGGRSYTVSVLLPFVATEFYRRLVEGIEGVLLEKRYDLALFPILSQARLRRYLESSTLAFLTDGLILASYDLSEHFEGSRLPTDRPVVLVDAKNPRYDSVYLDNFLGGQLAGEYLARFPGPIFAVKVEEEPDRAFHHTVFAERLAGFREALKAAGRPFPEEHLYTTRLSQEGGRLALRYFLEKASPPLNVFAGADQVALGVLEEAERLGLTVGKEVRVLGFDGHPFTEEVGLSTIAQPVEAMGARAAQLLLERMQGYAGPPRAVRFEPLLIERASTRTSPAVPYLP comes from the coding sequence ATGAGCAAGAAGAAACCCACCATCCTCGAGGTGGCCGCCCGGGCCGGGGTCGGCCTGGGCACGGTGAGCCGGGTACTCAACAACCACAAGTCAGTACGGCCAGAAACGCGAGCCCGGGTGTTGAAGGCCATGGAGGAGCTGGGCTACACCCCCAACCCCCACGCCCGGCGCATCGCGGGAGGAAGAAGCTACACGGTCTCCGTCCTCCTTCCCTTCGTGGCCACGGAGTTTTACCGAAGGCTGGTGGAGGGGATCGAAGGCGTCCTCCTGGAAAAGCGCTACGACCTGGCCCTCTTCCCCATCCTCTCCCAGGCCCGGCTCAGGCGGTACTTGGAGAGCTCCACTCTGGCCTTCCTCACCGACGGCCTCATCCTCGCCTCCTATGACCTCAGCGAGCACTTCGAAGGAAGCCGTCTTCCCACCGACCGCCCCGTGGTATTGGTGGACGCCAAGAACCCCCGGTACGACTCCGTTTACCTGGACAACTTCCTGGGGGGTCAGCTGGCCGGGGAGTACCTGGCGCGCTTCCCCGGCCCCATCTTCGCCGTGAAGGTGGAGGAGGAACCCGACCGGGCCTTCCACCACACGGTCTTCGCCGAGCGCCTGGCCGGCTTCCGGGAAGCCCTCAAGGCGGCAGGCCGCCCCTTTCCCGAGGAGCACCTATACACCACCCGGCTTTCCCAGGAAGGGGGGAGGCTCGCCCTCCGCTACTTCCTGGAGAAGGCCTCCCCGCCCCTCAACGTCTTCGCCGGGGCCGACCAGGTGGCCCTGGGCGTTTTGGAGGAGGCGGAAAGGCTTGGGCTTACCGTGGGCAAGGAGGTGCGGGTCTTGGGCTTCGACGGCCATCCCTTCACCGAGGAGGTGGGGCTTTCCACCATCGCCCAGCCCGTGGAGGCCATGGGCGCCCGGGCGGCGCAGCTTCTCCTGGAGAGGATGCAGGGTTATGCAGGCCCTCCTCGGGCGGTCCGGTTTGAACCTCTCCTGATCGAACGGGCTTCCACCCGCACCTCTCCTGCGGTTCCCTACTTGCCTTAG
- a CDS encoding glycerol-3-phosphate acyltransferase: MAHVLLAYLLGSLVGGLLFFPEVRARDLPGGSGVFRRKGPWAAFWVVLWDLGKGALALLLVPSEWRVWAAAAVVAGHNWPLFFRFRGGGGIAPSLGCFLAWFPGETLGAALLGLGVAGIYHLLYWKRQRKGIYPIPFGAIFGYLALLLLAPAEGRLAALLVALLVALRGLQILSGRW; this comes from the coding sequence ATGGCCCACGTGCTTTTGGCGTACCTCCTGGGTTCCTTGGTGGGGGGGCTTCTTTTCTTCCCCGAGGTGCGAGCCAGGGATCTTCCGGGAGGCTCGGGGGTTTTCCGCCGCAAGGGTCCTTGGGCTGCCTTCTGGGTGGTGCTGTGGGACCTGGGCAAGGGAGCCTTGGCCCTTCTCCTCGTCCCTTCAGAGTGGCGGGTGTGGGCCGCGGCGGCGGTGGTGGCAGGGCACAACTGGCCCCTTTTCTTCCGCTTCCGGGGCGGGGGTGGGATTGCCCCCTCTCTGGGCTGCTTCCTGGCCTGGTTTCCCGGGGAAACCCTGGGGGCGGCCCTTTTGGGCCTGGGGGTGGCGGGGATCTACCACCTCCTTTACTGGAAGAGGCAGCGTAAGGGCATCTATCCCATTCCCTTCGGGGCCATCTTCGGCTACCTGGCGCTTTTGCTCCTGGCCCCTGCAGAGGGACGGCTTGCAGCCCTTCTGGTGGCCTTGCTGGTGGCCCTTAGGGGTCTGCAAATCCTCTCGGGAAGATGGTAG